The nucleotide sequence TACTGGAATTGAGAGTTCGAGTTCCATCAAAAACGTCCGGTAGCAGTTCCAAGCGTGCGATGCAGAACACCGAGCAACGTCAGCTACTGTACCCATCGTCACGAGCCCGGTGCATCGGCAGGCAGCATACACAGCGGCCGCTGCACCGCCTTCAATCGACCGTCCGATTAGCAGGTCCTCGTCCTGCGCCTCCCGGAAGAACGTGGATGCCTGCTCTTTGACCGACCGACTCTCAGACAACGCACTCGCAATGCGTCGGACTTCACCGAGCCCGTGAGCAAGGTTCCGGTCGCGCTTGCTGGAGTACTTCGACCGACTGTGGAGCCGCCGCTGGCGAGCAAGCTGTCGACGCCGTCTTGGAGAAATGTCCGAACTCTCAGCCGAGCCGATGTTCGTCGACAGGCCCCGGTCATGGCGAGTGGCCGTTCGGGGGGCACCCGTCCGCTTCTGTTCCTCCCGATTGTACGTTCGCCACTCCGGCCCGTGGTCGATCTGGTCTTGTTCGGTCACCAGGCCACAGTTCTCACAGTGCGTTTCCCGCCCGCTGCTATCGAGCGTGCCGCCGCACTCGGGACAGCCCTGTGCAGCTGCAAACAGCTCTGTCTGGACAGTTTGTGAAGACATTAACACCCTACTGGAGGCTCAGAAAACACGCTGTGGCGCCCGGTCAGGCGTCGGGCAGTTTCCCATCCGGGCGCGGGACTCGCTTGGCTTCGATCTCGATCTCGACCCGGCGACGGTGCTTGCATCGCTCGGCGGTATCGGGACAACTGCATGTCTCCTCAAGCACGTCAACCTCGTACCGGCTCCCTGACGCCGAATGGATCTCGTAGCGACCGGGCTTTGCGAGAAAGGAAACGTCGATATCTTCCTGTTTTGCTCGCTTCGTGCGTGGCGCGTCCTCAGAAGTGACGGCCAAGGGGTCCCCTTTGGGGTCTGTGACGCCGCCGTCGTTGAACCGAACCTGCATGACCCCACCGTCAGCGACCGCTTTTCGAGGTTCGCCGTCGACGTGCATACCGAACTGGTCGTCCAATGCTTCGTCGTCCACCCATTGTGGGATGGGTCGCTCGCCGGTCGCGAAGGCGACTCGCTTCTCGTGCTTGCACTCCTCGTTGGGATTGTACTGCTTCCACGGGCATTCGCAACTCCCTGTTCGAGCGTCGACAAGGTACTCTGAGCCAGAGCCAGAGTTGACCAGGAAGAGATCGTCGGCGTTGCGTGCCCGACCAACCGAGTCCATCACCGTCATGACTTCGGTCAGCGCTCGAACGGTTCGGCTGTTTGGACTGGCCTCTGCAATCTCACTCTCATCGATGCTGCGGCATCGCTACTAGATTCTGTGGTAGCCATGAATAACAGGCGGCACGCCCTCTCTGGGACGCCCCTCACCCCGCTGGGGCGCAGAAAATTCGAGGGTTAGAGTTTGTGAAGACGTAAGTCTACTATCGGGCAGAAGTGGGCAGTACAGGGGGCGCACGTATCGGTTAGGACAGAGAGATTGCTCAGCAAACCGCGTACGTCGATGAGGGAGTACCGTCTTCCTGAATCATCACATATGCGCCTCCATAACACTGATTCGTTTTGATAGTTACCTGCCCGGCTTCATTACGCGCAGTCCAATAGATTTGAAACGTCTCGATACCATCAGGAGACGCTCTATCGGTGTTGTAGACCTCTCGGTCTTCGTCGGGGTCAAGTACATAACTTTGATTGTGAACGGTCTCCCCCGTCGCATTTCGTACAACAGTAATGTCGAACGATGCGCTCTCATTGCCATAGTTTTCGAGATACACTGGATGATCTGAGGCCGGTTGTTCCGAAGCGGGAATCCCCATACATCCAGTTACGAATAATATCGCTGTGAAAGCACAGAACGCCTTCAGCCAGCGGTCACGCATGACTTGAGCATATAGTAATCAGCATGAATACTTTCTGTTGCATACGCACGCTTATTGAGCAGGCGTTGCAGCCGGCACCATGGCTAAAGAAACTGCCTTCTCACCGCCCGATCAGAGCTCGGTCGCCTGCATCTGCTCGTGGGCGTCGGGATTGACCACCGGAATGACGCCCTCGATATCCTCCTTGCCGTACCTTCACGAATCAGATCATGGATATCGTTCGCGAGGGCAACAGCCTCGTCTTGCTTGGTGGAACTCGCCTCGTTCTCCGGGAAGTCAGCTGGCCCGACACCCTCGACAACGATGAACAGGTGGTCGTCACTCATTGTCGACCTCCTCGACGAGTAGCGTCGTTTCGGTCAATGGATCGCGGGAGGTCGACAGGTTCTCCGAAGTTTCCAGCGTTTCCTCGACCAACTCGACCAGTGCCTCCGGTGCATCGCCAAAGTGAACGATAGCGTCGGATCAGGATAGTTGTCGTACTGCTGTGTAGTCGCCTTGTCTGTCTCATTCTTACTCATAATCGGTAGGCGGCACGTCCTCTCTGGACGCCCCTCACCCCACTGGGGCACAGAAATTACCCGATGGCGCGCTCCTTGGCGGCCGGTTCATCACGACGGGCCTTGCCTGCCTCTAGAAGCGGGACCGCCGGACCGGCCTGCCGGTCCAAGGTGGAGCGTGTCCCCCGAGCGCTTGCGCTCGGGAACCGTGAGCGTGAGAGAAAGCGAAAGAGAGGCTGGTACGACCCTCGATTAAGTCGCGATGACGTTCCCGTTTTCGTCGATGGTGTACTGAGTAGTACACGTTGCCGTCGATATGCCGGACTTCTTCGGGAGCGTCTCGTTTAACCACTCTTCACGGTCGGCGTCGGTTTGGATGTCCTCGTTCGGAGAATGGACGCTGAACAGGTCCATGCTGACCCAGCGATTGACCGTCTGCTCGCCGGACGGGGAGTACACCTTCACCTGCTCCTTCTCAGCGTCACACCGACGACAGCGACTGCAGACGTTCCCTCAGCCGTTTTCAGTCCATCGCCGATATCCACGGCTTCGGGGTCGATGTCGAGGCTGTCGCATTGCTGTGCAGCTGTCTCGTCTGTCTTGTTCTCAGTCATAATCGGTATGTAGAGCGCCCTCCGTGGGACGCCTCTCACCCACTGGGCACAGAAATCACGCGACGGCTTTCTCCTCGGCATCCGACTCATCGCGACGGACTTCGCGTGCCCGCAGTCGAAGCTGAGACTGGACTGGCGTCCGGCTCTCGTGCTGGTTCTCGTAGGCGAGATACTGCTGGATCGTCTCGATGGAGTCATACAGTTGATGCCAGCGACGATTGGCTGGAGGTGGTCGGCGTCTAATAGCCGTTCAGGAGGAGTTTGTCGAGAATTGGGTCGCTCATGTGGCTTCCTCCCGAAATTATCAAGTGTTGTCCTTCGCTTGTACCGACAGTCCGGGTAGTGAGCTAGAAGCGTCTCGTCGATGGCCTCCCAGAAGCCGACCTTGTGTGGCATAACCGACTGCCAGAGGCGAGCGCGTGCCAGTGCTGCCCAACACGCTGGCGTTCTTCGCGGCGCCACTGCTCGCGCTCAATCATCGCCATGGCGACGCTCCCTCCGGTCTGTCTGCCATGTATGAGGTGGCAAGCTCCCAGCCAGCATCGAGGTGCTTCGCGTCCCGACCAGTTTGGTCGCCCGTTCAGCGTCCAGCCAACGTTGCTGTGTTTAGCAAGACGTCGTCCGGTGTCGAATAGCCACCCGA is from Haloarcula sp. CBA1127 and encodes:
- a CDS encoding transcription initiation factor IIB family protein, with protein sequence MSSQTVQTELFAAAQGCPECGGTLDSSGRETHCENCGLVTEQDQIDHGPEWRTYNREEQKRTGAPRTATRHDRGLSTNIGSAESSDISPRRRRQLARQRRLHSRSKYSSKRDRNLAHGLGEVRRIASALSESRSVKEQASTFFREAQDEDLLIGRSIEGGAAAAVYAACRCTGLVTMGTVADVARCSASHAWNCYRTFLMELELSIPVSLPVDWVARICSDLPLDVAPEVRQRALELAERATESAEVNGRPDGVAAGALYLASRESDIRLTQGTISEPLDLHPETIRQWFQQIEEHIVE
- a CDS encoding SWIM zinc finger family protein, with the translated sequence MDSVGRARNADDLFLVNSGSGSEYLVDARTGSCECPWKQYNPNEECKHEKRVAFATGERPIPQWVDDEALDDQFGMHVDGEPRKAVADGGVMQVRFNDGGVTDPKGDPLAVTSEDAPRTKRAKQEDIDVSFLAKPGRYEIHSASGSRYEVDVLEETCSCPDTAERCKHRRRVEIEIEAKRVPRPDGKLPDA